The Scyliorhinus canicula chromosome 20, sScyCan1.1, whole genome shotgun sequence genome has a window encoding:
- the LOC119954813 gene encoding asialoglycoprotein receptor 1-like encodes MYTVIDTTCKQQVAIEIHHVTRDIRQLAVSQSRFRHFYKIVAVILLIVCAIVVVILAPTILNYKQFNVKYSQLEQSYNHLQTNNSQLEQSYNRLHTNYSQLEQSHNYLHTNYSQLEQSYNHLHTNYSQLEQSYNHLHTNCSQLEQSHNHLHTNYSQLEQRYNHLHTNYSQLEQSYNHLQTNNSQLEQSYNHLHTNYSQLEQSYNHLHTNYSQLEQSHNHLHTNYSQLEQRYNHLHTNYSQLEEVSVQTLDRVRVLLNAVIDNGISSTCPVGWQEFNKTCYHFSAERGHWHNANSSCIAKNTTLAIVTSQGQQNFIETHDRDKRWIGLTDLEQVGVYRWVNGDQLVMGFWARDEPNNAGVERCVTKGARFDPNKWNNDVCTTVHQWICQITRFDYVARQFGLEVVLNQ; translated from the exons ATGTATACAGTTATCGATACAACCTGCAaacagcaggtggcgatagagatccaccatgtgactcgagACATCCGGCAGTTGGCAGTAAGTC AAAGCCGATTCCGTCACTTCTACAAAATAGTGGCAGTGATTCTATTGATCGTCTGCGCGATTGTCGTGGTTATTCTGGCTCCGACTA TCCTGAACTATAAACAATTCAACGTTAAATACAGCCAATTGGAACAAAGCTACAATCATCTACAAACCAACAACAGCCAATTGGAACAAAGCTACAATCGTCTACACACCAACTACAGCCAATTGGAGCAAAGCCATAATTATCTACACACCAACTACAGCCAATTGGAACAAAGCTACAATCATCTACACACCAACTACAGCCAATTGGAGCAAAGCTACAATCATCTACACACCAACTGCAGCCAATTGGAGCAAAGCCACAATCATCTACACACCAACTACAGCCAATTGGAACAAAGGTACAACCATCTACACACCAACTACAGCCAATTGGAACAAAGCTACAATCATCTACAAACCAACAACAGCCAATTGGAACAAAGCTACAATCACCTACACACCAACTACAGCCAATTGGAACAAAGCTACAATCATCTACACACCAACTACAGCCAATTGGAACAAAGCCACAATCATCTACACACCAACTACAGCCAATTGGAACAAAGGTACAATCATCTACACACCAACTACAGCCAATTGGAGGAAGTGTCTGTCCAAACATTGGATCGCGTGCGTGTGTTGTTGAACGCTGTGATTGACA ACGGGATCAGCAGCACTTGCCCCGTTGGGTGGCAAGAGTTCAACAAGACCTGCTATCACTTCTCAGCGGAGAGAGGGCATTGGCACAATGCCAACAGTTCCTGCATCGCCAAGAATACCACTCTCGCCATAGTGACCAGCCAAGGCCAACAG AACTTCATAGAGACTCACGACCGTGATAAACGGTGGATTGGGCTGACTgacctggaacaagttggtgtctaCCGCTGGGTGAATGGCGATCAGTTAGTGATGGG gTTCTGGGCCAGAGACGAGCCGAACAATGCTGGAGTGGAGCGATGCGTCACGAAGGGGGCGCGCTTCGACCCCAACAAATGGAACAATGATGTCTGCACCACCGTTCACCAGTGGATTTGTCAAATCACCCGCTTTGACTATGTAGCGCGGCAATTTGGACTGGAAGTAGTGCTTAATCAATAG